The proteins below come from a single Halobacillus salinarum genomic window:
- the clpP gene encoding ATP-dependent Clp endopeptidase proteolytic subunit ClpP has translation MAAIPYVIEQSKHGERSYDIYSRLLKDRIVILGDEINDQIANTIVAQLLFLSADDPDKDISLYINSPGGSTSAGFAIFDTMQHIKPDVRTICTGMAASFGAVLLLAGAKGKRYALPNSEVMIHQPLGGAKGQATDIEISARRILKLKEHVTNIIAERTGQPAEKVRDDIERDYFMSAEEAKQYGLIDKII, from the coding sequence ATGGCTGCAATTCCTTATGTTATTGAACAATCGAAACACGGTGAACGTTCGTATGATATTTATTCACGGCTGTTAAAGGACCGCATCGTCATCTTAGGGGATGAAATAAACGATCAGATTGCCAATACGATTGTGGCTCAGCTTTTATTTCTGTCAGCTGACGACCCGGATAAGGATATATCACTTTATATTAATAGTCCGGGAGGTTCGACATCAGCAGGCTTTGCGATTTTCGATACGATGCAGCATATCAAGCCTGACGTTCGGACGATTTGCACCGGAATGGCCGCATCTTTCGGAGCTGTATTGCTGCTTGCGGGAGCTAAAGGAAAGCGGTATGCGCTTCCAAACAGCGAAGTCATGATTCACCAGCCCCTTGGCGGCGCAAAAGGACAGGCGACAGATATTGAAATTTCAGCTCGACGGATCCTTAAACTGAAGGAGCACGTGACGAATATTATCGCAGAGCGAACGGGGCAGCCGGCAGAGAAAGTCCGAGATGATATAGAGCGGGACTATTTCATGAGCGCAGAAGAAGCGAAACAGTATGGGTTAATCGATAAAATTATATAA